The following nucleotide sequence is from Natrinema salifodinae.
CGACTCGGCCAGCGCGGCGTGAATCGCGCGCTCGCCGCCGTCGCCACCGGCACCGCCGCCGAGCGGGTGCTCCGCGAGCACCGTCGCGTCGGCCGCGCGGACCAGGCGCGCGGCCTCGTTCCAAACCGCTGCCGAGAGCGGTTCGAACGGCGCGACCTCGAGCGCGTCGACACCGAGCGAGCGGGCCGTCTCGGCGGCCGCGTCCCCGCGGGGGACCGGGCCGAGCGTCACCTCGAGTCCGGTGGCCGCGAGTCGGGCGACCGCGCCGGCCGCGGCGGTTCCGAGTCCCGCGACGTGGACGCGATCCGGCCGGGGGCCGGCTTCGGAATCACCACCGGTGTCCGCCAGCGCGGTCACCGTCTCCGTCCCCGTGATCGGGTTCGGCGTCACCACCGCGGTCGCGTCGAACGACTCGGCGAGCGCGTCGCCCGTCAGCACGTCCGACGGCGGCCCGTCCCGTGAGACCGCGCCGTCCGCGAGCAGGACCAGGCGATCGCAGTACCGCGCCGCGAGGTCGAGGTCGTGGATCGCCGCGATCGCGGTCCGGCCGTCGGCGACCAGGTCACGGACCAGTTCGAGCGTCTCGACCTGATGGTTGACGTCGAGACTCGCCGTCGGCTCGTCGAGCAGCATGACAGGCGTCGCTTGGGCGATCGCACGCGCCAGCACGACCCGCTGGCGCTGCCCGCCGCTGACTTCGTCGATCGGTCGGTCCGCCAGGTCGGTCGTTCGGGTTCGATCGAGGGCGCGCTCGACCGCGGCGCGGTCCTCGGGTCCCGGCGAGGAGAACCGAGACCGGTGGGGGTGTCGGCCCATCTCGACGACGTCGCGGACGGGAAACGAAAACGAGAGCGACGTGTCTTGGGGAACGACCGCCACGAGCCGGCTCGATGTTCGCGAGGAGACGCCGTGAATATCGACGCCGTCGACCGTTACCGTCCCGGAATCGGGCGCAAGCGACCCGCTGATCGCGCGCAACAGCGTGGTTTTGCCGGCCCCGTTCGGCCCGACGAGTCCGACGAACTCGCCTGGTTCGATCGAAAGCGAGACGCGTTCGAGAACGGAAACGTCGCCGAACGACAGCGAGAGGTCGTCGACGGTGATCGTCGTTGGCTCGAGTTGTGCTCCCATCTCGTCCCGGATTCCATCGGTTCCGGTCTCGGTCTCGGGATCGTCAGGAGCCGTCGAATCGATCACAGCGAATGCACCTCCCGGCGGACGAGCAGGAACAAGAAGAAGGGGACTCCGACGAACGCGGTGATGATGCCGACGGGAACTTCGGCCGGCCCGGCGCGAGCGATCGTGTCCGTTACGACGAGAAACGACGCGCCGGCGAGTGCGCTCGTCGGTAGCAGGATGCGGTGGTCCGGTCCGACGATCAGCCGCATGACGTGGGGGACGACGAGGCCGACGAAGCCGATAACGCCGGCGACCGCGACGCCCGCCGCGGTGACGATGCTTGCGAGGGCGAGCAGGTAGATCTTGGTCCGTTCGACGTCGACGCCGAGATGGTGGGCGTCCTCCTCACCGAGCAGGAGGACGTTCAAATCGCGGGCGTAGGCGCCGAGGACAAGCACCCCGAGCAGCGCTACCGGGAGGGCGAAGCGGACGTCCTCCCAGGTGGTGTTGTTCAAGTGGCCCATCATCCAGACGACGGCCTGGCGGAGGTCGTCGCCGCTGTGGACCAGCATGTACGAGATCAGCGCGCCCAGGAAGGCCTGGATCGCGACGCCGGCGAGGAGCAGGGTCGCGACCGGCGTCCGTCCACCGTCGGTCGCGATGGCGTAGACGAGAAACGCGGTGACGAGCGCGCCGATGAACGCCGAGAGATGGACGCTCGACAGCGGCACGAGCGCTGGAAACGCGATGGCGGCGACGGCGCCCGCCGCGGCGCCGGAGGAGACGCCGATGATCGACGGATCGGCGAGCGGGTTCCGGAAGAAACCCTGCATGACCGTCCCCGCGGCTGCGAGGCCGAACCCGACCGTGGCCGCGAGCGCGATGCGCGGCAGTCTGATGTCCGCGACGATCGTCTGGTGGGGTCCGTGCGTCTCGAACGCGAATACCTCGGTGTACTCGAGCCCCGGCACGGGAACGGGCCAGCCGATCACGGGGATCGTCCACGAGCCGAACGCGACTCCGGACGGGACGACGAGGGCGTTCAGGGTCGCCAGCGCAACCGTGATCGAATCGATCCTAACTGGACCGAGCCCGGCGCTGACGATGACGACCCCAATGAGGAGCACCGTCAGTCCGATCGACCACGAGAGAACCCGACCCCTGAGTGTCACAGTGATCAATCTCGCTTGCTTTAGGCAAATATTTGTTGGAGTGGCCCGCATGATCGGGCCAATGCGAACAGCAACGATCGTACTGATGACGACGGTTCTCGTCGTCGCCGGCTTCGCACCCGCGACGGTCGCCGGCGGCGCCGCAACCGATGCGACACAGCAAGACGCCGATTGCGACTATCCGCTGACGCTCACGGACACGACCGGCGAGGAGGTAACGCTCGACGAACCGCCGGAACGAGTCGTCGCGCTGCAGCCGAGTGACACGCAGACCGTCTTCGAGATCGGCGCCGAGGACCGCCTCGTCGGAATGCCGATCAACCAGTACACCGACAGTCACGATCCCGGTGATCGGACCGATATCGACATCTCCGGCGACACGCACGTGGACGTCGAGACGGTGATCGCCCTCGAACCTGATATCGTTCTCGCCGACAATGTAACGGAAGACGGCGACGTCGAACAGCTTCGGGACGCCGGCCTGACGGTCTATCACTTCGATACCGCGACGTCGATCGACGACATCCGCGAAAACGTTCGGCTAACCGGGCAGCTCACCGGCGAGTGCGCCGGTGCAGAAGAGCGAATCGACTGGATGGACGACCGTCTCGAGATAATCGAATCGGCTCTCGAGGACGAAGAACGGCCGCTTGCGTACTGGTCGCTCGGATTCGGCTATACGGCCGGTGCCGAGACGTTCCAGAACGAGGTGTTGACTACCGCCGGCGTCCAGAATCTCGCCGCCGAGGCGGGACTCGAGGGATGGCCCGACATCAGCGACGAAGTGATCGTCGAGCAAGACCCCGAGTGGATCATCTACGGCGTCGACGACGAGGGCGACGACCCCGGCCTCTCGGAGGGCGCGATGGCGACGACCGCCTACGAAAACGACCAACTGGTTGCAGTAGACGCGAACCAGATCAATCAGCCGGCGCCGCACGTCGTCTACGCGATCGAAACCATCGTCGAGGAAGTTCATCCCGAAGCCTACGCGGAAATCGAGGCGGAACTCGAGGACGATGCTGATACCGATGGGGCCGACGACGACCAATCCGATGCGAGCGACGAGGCGATCCCCGGCTTCGGCGTTCCCGTCGCGGTCGCAGCGCTGCTCGCGACGCTCGGCGCGTTGACCCGGCGGCAGTAAGGGGAGCGGGAGCGCAGGATCGTTTCGAAGTCGTTTCTCCGTTTCTTCACCGGTGAATCGGCGCTACGTCAGCGAAACTGCACGCGTCGGCGTCCAGCAATACCGTGTATCCGAACACAGGGTCGTATCACGGGAGGAGGGTCGGTAGTCAGTGGTCTCCCTCGCCGTTCGACGCTCCTCGCCGGAACGATCTCCGTTGCTCTCCCGTTCGAAGGCCACGCCCGACGAACCGGTGAACGACCGATTTTTATCCCGCCTCCACAGACGACCCGATATGGTCGAGAACGTCATCTGGCCCGCCTATCTCGATGCGTCCCTCTCGCGGGCCGAGGGACGGCGCGTGTCGGAGGATCTGGCAGTCGAGGAACCGACGGTCGACGAGATCGCGAAAGCCGTCCAGCAGATCGGCTACGACGCCACGATCGAGCGGGACAAGGCCTACTCCCGGGAGCACTGGGCCGATCGGGGCCGGGTCGTCGTCCGCGGGGCCGACGACTCCGCAAAGAACGACCTCGTCCAAGCCGTCGCGGCGTACGTCGTCGCGATGCGCGAGTGAAATGCGCCGGGTTGGATCGGTCATCCGCACCGCACAGGGCCTGGCCGTCCTGCGGGCGGACCAGGCCGACGCCGACGGCGGGAGCAACGGGACCGAGAAACACCGCGACGAGATCGGGACTGTCGTGCTCGACGACTCCCTCGACGAGGTCGGCCGCGTCGTCGACGTTTTCGGGCCGGTCGCCGAACCCTACGTAGCGGTGACGCCGGACGACGACGTCCACCTGCCGTCGCTGGTAGGATCGACGCTGTACGCACGGTAGCGCGTTTTCCGACGTCTCCGCCACCGCGTTTCGGCTCGCTGCGCTCGACTCGTCGGACCGCCGAGTGGAAAAGGCAATAGGAGCGGGGTCCTAACGCCGCGCCATGAACGACCGGACGCGGGTCCTCGCCGCCGTCGGCGTGACGGTACTGCTGTTTCTCGGCGTCCAGCTCGGAGCGCTGGCGCTGATCGAGCCCTTCCACCAATCGGAACGCCAGGCGGTCGAGAACCCCCAGGATCCGACCAACAGCGTCCTCTACTTCGGCGTCATGCTCGCCGCGACCGGGCTGATGCTCGCGGCCTTCAAGTTCGACCTCGACTGGCTGATCCGGCTCCTGATCGTCGGCGTCAGCGTGATGATCGCCCGGTACGTCTTCGCGGAACTCGTGCCGCCGGTGCTCGGCCCGATCGCGTCCGCCGGCGCGGTCGACGCGGTCGTCCTCCTCGCTGCGCTCGGCGTCGGGGCAGCCCTCCTGTGGCACCCAGAGTGGTACGTCATCGACGGCGTCGGGGTGTTGATGGGGGCCGGCGCCGCCGCCCTGTTCGGGATCAGTTTCGGCCTCCTGCCGGCGCTACTGTTGCTCGCGGTGCTCGCCGTCTACGACGCGATCAGCGTCTACGGCACCGAACACATGCTCGATCTGGCCGAGGGCGTGATGGACCTCAAGATCCCTGTCGTGCTCGTCGTGCCGACGACGCTCTCGTACTCCTACCGCGCGGCCGGCAGCACCGACGACGTGATCGAAGACGATCGCCAGGCGAAGTCCCGAGCCGACGTCGACGCCCCGGCAGCCGACGGTGAGAGCGAGACCGTCGATGATGGGGACGCTGACCCGGGCGCCACGGAGACGGACGTCGATGATGCCGGCGAGGACGCCCTCGAACGCGACGCGCTGTTCATCGGGCTCGGCGACGCCGTCATTCCGACGGTGCTCGTCGCCAGCGCGGCCTCCTTCCTCGAGGTCGGCACCATCGCGGTCCCCGGAATCGCGCTGAACGTGCCGGCCCTCGGGGCCATCGTCGGCACGCTCGCCGGGCTGCTCGTGCTCATGTACATGGTCCTCAAAGGACGGCCCCACGCCGGCCTGCCGCTGCTCAACGGCGGCGCGATCGGCGGCTACCTGATCGGCGCGATCGCGAGCGGACTCTCGATCGTCACCGCGCTGGGACTCTGAGCGCAGGACGAACTCGAACGCTCGATCACGATTCCGTTCTCTCGCGGTCTCTCAACCCTCGTCGCCGGAGCGCTCGACGATTTCGACGTCGAGACCGTCGTAGTGGTTCAGGTCCGCGACGAGTGCGTCGATCCGCTCTTGCTCCGATTCGTCCGGAACGAGGTCGTCGGCCGGGTAGACGGCGGCGATGACCAGGTGGTCCCCGTCGTGATCTGGCTGGGCGACGTCGACGAGGACGTCGAGTTCGAAGTCGTCGCGCAGCGTCGCGGTCCCCTCGTAGGACGTGAGCGAGAACTGCTCACCCAGGGATTCGACCGCGCGACCGCCGACGGAGCGCCCGATCTCGAGGCCGTCGTAGCGGTTCTGTACGTGGGCGGCCAGCTCCCCGTCCGACAGGTCGCCGACGGGGTTGAACGACTCGTCGCCGACGGTGACCTGCGGAGTGGTAGCCACGCCGAACACGCCCGCCCGGACCGGTTCCTCGCTGTATTCGGCCGGCAAATCGATGGTCCGGTCGTACAGGCTCGCGTAGCTCGTCACCTCGACGTCTTCGCCGCCCATCCGGTCCTCGTCGACTCGCTTTTCGGTGCCCTGGTACTCGTAGCCGGCCTCTCGGACCGCCTCCTCGGAGACGCGCGCCGGCGCCGCGGTGAACGTCGTCGCATCGTCGACGAAGCTACTGAGGCAGCCGGCCGCCGCGCCGACGCCGCCGGCCGCGAGGGTTCCGATGAACAGCCGTCGATTCATCTCACTCGTCTCGACCAGCCTCGAGAAAATAAACGCCCGGACGATCGTCACGCGCTGATGACCCTTCGACTGACCGACCGGGGTCACCGATTTCGGCGGCTCCCTCCCCGCCCTCGCGACCGTCGTTTCGCGCCCGCTACTCGCCGGAGGGAAGCCGGTAGGTCGGTCCCTCGTCGGTGTCCTGCACTTCGATGCCGAGCGCCTCGAGTTCGTCGCGCAGCTCGTCGGCCCGTTCGTAGTTGCCGGCCTGGCGCTCTTGCGTGCGCACGTCGAGCACGAGGTCGACCACGTCGCCCGCGAGCTCGGCCGTGCCGGTCGCGTCGCCCGCGAAGGAGAGCCCGAGCACGCCGCCCAGTTCCTCGAGCGTCTCGACGGCCAGGCGGAGGCCGCGGTAGTCGTAGCGGCCGGCCGCGGCGCCGTCGGCGTCGTCACCGTCGCCGTCGGCTTCCTCGAGGTGGCGGTTGATCGCCGTGGCGACCGACAGGAGCGCGGACTGGGCCTCCCGCGTGTTGAAATCGTCGTTCATCGCGGTCGTAAAGGCCTCGCGCGCGCCGTCGATCTCGTCGCGGAAGGAGCCGTCCTCTACCTTCGAACTCGCCGCGGGGGAGTCCAGCGCGTCGACGGCCGCCTCGTAGGCCCGTTCGAGACGGTCCCACCGCTCCTCGGCCTCGGCGATCGTCTCGTCGGAGTAGAGCTGTTTGCTGTTGTAGGAGCCGGCGGTCAGGAACGTCCGCATGACGTTCGTCCCCCAGCGGTCGATCGCCTCTTCGACGGTAACGAAGTTACCGAGGCTCGAGGACATCTTCTCGTCCTCCATCTGGAACAGCTCGCAGTGGAGCCAGTACTTCGCGAACTCCTGCTCCGTGGCGGCCTCGGATTGGGCAATCTCGTTCTCGTGGTGGGGGAAGACCAGGTCCCGGCCGCCGACGTGGACGTCCAGCGTCTCGTCTAAGTGGGTCATGCTCATCGCCGAGCACTCGATGTGCCAGCCGGGGCGGCCCTCGCCCCACGGCGACTCCCAGGTCGTGCCCGCGGGCGGGTCGCCGCCGTGGTCGACGCCCTCGTGGCGGTGCTCTTCGACCGCGTCGGGGTCGACGCCGTCGGCCTTCCAGAGCGCGAAGTCCGCGGAGTGGCGCTTTTCTGCGCGCTCGTCTGGGTCGCCCTGGGACTCGATCTCGTCGAGTTCCTGGTTCGAGAGCTTGCCGTACTCGTCGAATTTCGTGACGTCGAAATAAACCGAGCCGTTGGACTCGTAGGCGTAGCCCTTCTCGATCAG
It contains:
- a CDS encoding DUF6517 family protein gives rise to the protein MNRRLFIGTLAAGGVGAAAGCLSSFVDDATTFTAAPARVSEEAVREAGYEYQGTEKRVDEDRMGGEDVEVTSYASLYDRTIDLPAEYSEEPVRAGVFGVATTPQVTVGDESFNPVGDLSDGELAAHVQNRYDGLEIGRSVGGRAVESLGEQFSLTSYEGTATLRDDFELDVLVDVAQPDHDGDHLVIAAVYPADDLVPDESEQERIDALVADLNHYDGLDVEIVERSGDEG
- the btuC gene encoding vitamin B12 ABC transporter permease BtuC — protein: MTLRGRVLSWSIGLTVLLIGVVIVSAGLGPVRIDSITVALATLNALVVPSGVAFGSWTIPVIGWPVPVPGLEYTEVFAFETHGPHQTIVADIRLPRIALAATVGFGLAAAGTVMQGFFRNPLADPSIIGVSSGAAAGAVAAIAFPALVPLSSVHLSAFIGALVTAFLVYAIATDGGRTPVATLLLAGVAIQAFLGALISYMLVHSGDDLRQAVVWMMGHLNNTTWEDVRFALPVALLGVLVLGAYARDLNVLLLGEEDAHHLGVDVERTKIYLLALASIVTAAGVAVAGVIGFVGLVVPHVMRLIVGPDHRILLPTSALAGASFLVVTDTIARAGPAEVPVGIITAFVGVPFFLFLLVRREVHSL
- the cysS gene encoding cysteine--tRNA ligase — its product is MTLHVTNTLTGEKEPFEPRDPENVLLYYCGLTVSDPPHLGHARSWVHVDVMHRWLEYLGYDVRHVENFTDVNEKIVARVGEDDLGEDESEVAETYIQRTIDDMRSLNLLRAEVYPRVSEHVPEIIDLVETLIEKGYAYESNGSVYFDVTKFDEYGKLSNQELDEIESQGDPDERAEKRHSADFALWKADGVDPDAVEEHRHEGVDHGGDPPAGTTWESPWGEGRPGWHIECSAMSMTHLDETLDVHVGGRDLVFPHHENEIAQSEAATEQEFAKYWLHCELFQMEDEKMSSSLGNFVTVEEAIDRWGTNVMRTFLTAGSYNSKQLYSDETIAEAEERWDRLERAYEAAVDALDSPAASSKVEDGSFRDEIDGAREAFTTAMNDDFNTREAQSALLSVATAINRHLEEADGDGDDADGAAAGRYDYRGLRLAVETLEELGGVLGLSFAGDATGTAELAGDVVDLVLDVRTQERQAGNYERADELRDELEALGIEVQDTDEGPTYRLPSGE
- the srp19 gene encoding signal recognition particle subunit SRP19, with the protein product MVENVIWPAYLDASLSRAEGRRVSEDLAVEEPTVDEIAKAVQQIGYDATIERDKAYSREHWADRGRVVVRGADDSAKNDLVQAVAAYVVAMRE
- a CDS encoding presenilin family intramembrane aspartyl protease PSH, producing the protein MNDRTRVLAAVGVTVLLFLGVQLGALALIEPFHQSERQAVENPQDPTNSVLYFGVMLAATGLMLAAFKFDLDWLIRLLIVGVSVMIARYVFAELVPPVLGPIASAGAVDAVVLLAALGVGAALLWHPEWYVIDGVGVLMGAGAAALFGISFGLLPALLLLAVLAVYDAISVYGTEHMLDLAEGVMDLKIPVVLVVPTTLSYSYRAAGSTDDVIEDDRQAKSRADVDAPAADGESETVDDGDADPGATETDVDDAGEDALERDALFIGLGDAVIPTVLVASAASFLEVGTIAVPGIALNVPALGAIVGTLAGLLVLMYMVLKGRPHAGLPLLNGGAIGGYLIGAIASGLSIVTALGL
- a CDS encoding H/ACA ribonucleoprotein complex subunit GAR1, which translates into the protein MRRVGSVIRTAQGLAVLRADQADADGGSNGTEKHRDEIGTVVLDDSLDEVGRVVDVFGPVAEPYVAVTPDDDVHLPSLVGSTLYAR
- a CDS encoding PGF-CTERM-anchored ABC transporter substrate-binding protein — encoded protein: MRTATIVLMTTVLVVAGFAPATVAGGAATDATQQDADCDYPLTLTDTTGEEVTLDEPPERVVALQPSDTQTVFEIGAEDRLVGMPINQYTDSHDPGDRTDIDISGDTHVDVETVIALEPDIVLADNVTEDGDVEQLRDAGLTVYHFDTATSIDDIRENVRLTGQLTGECAGAEERIDWMDDRLEIIESALEDEERPLAYWSLGFGYTAGAETFQNEVLTTAGVQNLAAEAGLEGWPDISDEVIVEQDPEWIIYGVDDEGDDPGLSEGAMATTAYENDQLVAVDANQINQPAPHVVYAIETIVEEVHPEAYAEIEAELEDDADTDGADDDQSDASDEAIPGFGVPVAVAALLATLGALTRRQ